gtcatacctgcaacagacaggcagacagtgaCAGACTTGCAACATCAGTGGATTGAATTTTAGTGCCACATCAGTATATGAAACTTTTGGAGTAAACAAAGCAATCTGTAAAATGTTAAttcaagggttttttttaagttcattttGATTAAGCACTTCCGTATGCTTGACTTGATCAAATTTacaatgaataatatttcctttgatttcatttgcatttatttgtttatgatCTTTATATTATCCTTTATTATGGAGCACTTTGTAAAGTCTGTTGCAATATAAGCACAATAAATGAACCATTTCTAATTTTTGATGACAATTATTGCGATATCACCGAGGGTATGGTTACATATAATCCAATATGCCAATTAGGTTGCTCATAGGACTTTTCATAGCGGACATTATGCTTTGTCACAGTGACCTTTACTGTATACATAAGATAAAACGGCAATAGTAAAATGTTTAGACAAACACATAGACTATACATCAAATGGTGTacaaggaaaaactgaaaataatataaTCACATGCAATTCCTACACAGGCAACTGAAGCAATGGAAACCATTTTTTTTGGCTTGGGgtagaaaacaagaaaacagcttttctgtttttttttttttcagaaaaatgatAGTGACCAAGTTACAAATCTCTGTAATCACACAGTGTcactgtgtatgtatgtgtatctTTGCTAGCAGTAACAATTCATCAAGAatgaaaagtagaaaaaaaaactgaaaacaagaacaacaaaaaatcaatttttattcaaataaaagcTATTAATGATCATGAATTATGATAATGATTAtgtcaaagacagacaggtagaaAAAAACTTATTAAAGACTCGCATTCATCtgcatttataaacacacactgtagccCAGCTTCTGATTCATAATGTTCAGTAGCACTCTCTGTCAGTAATCCtatctgatattttttaaactaaatCCATCCACTGAGTAATTCAGGGTATTTACAGCAACCCTTAAGTTAAACTTAATACCTTTTTAAAACCATCACGACACTGAATTGCAAGTGTTAATCAAATCTAACATTTACGCAGATTTTAACATATATAACACTACACACAACAGAATAAATTTAGAGAATCACTGATGTTGACCACATAttgcatatttatttcacttagtgaataaaaataaaacaacctaCAAAAAATGTGCCACGAAGAGCACACTGGCTGGCATTCACTGCAGGAACTGTTGGTGCATTACAAACTTGCATCTGCTATACGAACTGTTTCTGATATCACTTCACAAACTGGCATCCACTCCATGAACTGTTATTACCAGAGGTCAGGCGTAGTTGGTGGAGCCGTAACGCTGGCTTGTACCGTGGAACTAGTTTGCGGTTGTGGGGGTACtgatgcagcagcacagaaagtTGAGGGTGGTAGAGTTAACTGCTCTCGCCGACCGCACATTCCATTTTTATGTTTGGTGGATTGCATATGCAACCGAAGTGCTGCGAATAGCTCCCATCCAGTTgacattgatgttttttttacaaaccgAACAATAAGCCTGCTGGTAATTCACACAGGTTAAGTGGTTCACCACGGTCATTCGGTTTGAATCCAAAGTGCTCCCACACTGCAGCTGTCGCGTTCAGCTTTGAAACCAattccatctctgtttttttccaaatctcAACTAGCGTTTTCTCTGGCTTGCTAGCTCCTCACGAGGCTCTCATGCTATGAGACCATGCGGCTGGCACGTAACTGACACGAGAGTTCTCCTCATTACGAGGGGTCAGTCGAGACCGATGCACCGGAGTGAAGCCTTTTGTCATCCAGTCTCTTTGGTACAAGTATGCAAATGGAAAATTATCACGGCCGGCAAAATTATCgagctcattttaatttatcaTGCGATTAATTGATTTAATGCATATCGCGACAGGCCTACTCAGCACTAATGATTTGACCGAGCAGGAAGATCTACCCCTGTATTTCCAGCACACtgtcccacccccacccccagaCCCCTCTCCACAACTTATAGCTCCCAACCTACCAGTACAGATGGTAGGAGAGAGGGATGATAGCCAGGCTATTCTCTCTGATGGAGAACGACTCCCACCCCCTACatgagactctgacagcactgaggagctccttcagtggcaggctgcttcACCCCAAATGTGTAAAGAAGCGGTACAGCAGGGTCTTCTTCCTGCTGCTATGAGACTGcacaaccagcactgctcccaGTAGACTTATGCACTCAACCACAAACTGtatcccaactaagctgctcaagGAAGTTTTACACCTACATAGCACCTCCTTACTAGATATGATAAATCTGTCTCTAATCACAGGCTACGTACCACAGTACTTTAAAGTATCTATAATCAAATCTCTCCTTAAAATACCTACTTTTGTTCCTGTCAGGATCTACCAGAGctcctctccttctgttctcctttgttttcccctcacttgtgtgtttggtatcatttttttcagcacaacctcacaattgtgactttactgttattttttcattttgacatactgtattaacacactggacctaaaatcacacaaaaaatataaaatccgagtgggaaaaagtttgattttttacTGTGAAACCCACAAACATATTTAACGAATCATTTTTATAACacagaatgcaaatataaactgtacatttcaaaaaaatatgcacaaatttagcaaacaacaacttatttacaactatttaccTTAAAATGTAGTAAATGCCTCAGGCGTTTTTTGTACAactatttacaactatttacaagacaatcaggtgtcacaaaaaaaatacaccacaagttATTTGTGCCACTCTGCAAAGCAGTTCCTGCCCACCACAAGACAGAGGGGCACATCACAGGCCTGACATTTCCAGGGTGTGTCGTGTCTCTTGTTGTCCACCTGGAGGCAGCGTTTGCACTTCAGCCTCCCTTTGGTGGCTCTTTCTCCAGAATCTGTGTCTGTGGCAACAGCCACAGGGACATGGTCAGCTCTCCTGCTCTGAGGAACACCCTCCTTGTCTACGCAACACAGCTGACACACCAGCTCCACCATGAAGTCTTTATGTGTCATGTGTTGCACTTTCTTGGCACTGCTGATCTCCCGGTGCAATATGAAGGCATTTGTAGTTGCTATGTctaaaaaatgcaataatacAGTCTTGTACCAGCGAGATGTTTTTCTGTGGGTGGAGTAGTACTGTATGAGCTGGTCAGACAGGTCAACACCACCCATATGCTTGTTATAAGCATTGACTGGTGTAGGACAGGGAATGTCTCTCACAGCCCAGCGTCCATCTCTGTTCTTCACCCTTCTTTGCACTGTCTCTCCTGAAAGTGCAGGATGGATGGTGGAGCACACAGACACCTCCCGTGTGTCCATCCACTTCACAAACACAAGTGGGCCCTCTCTGATCCATCTCACAGATCctccttcacttttttttgtgagaGCATTTGCCCTCCCTCTGGGACACCCTTTCCTGGTCTCCCTGTAGGTACCACATGCCCCAAATTTCATGCTGGCCAGGTCCATGAACAGTTTAGGACTCGTGTAGAAGTTGTCCATGTAAATGTGGTACCCAGTGCCAAGACAGGATGGCCGAATAAGGTTCATGACGACATCATAGGACATCCCATGCTCACTCGCAGCCACAGACTTGCCCGTGTATATGCTGAACCTAACTGTGTAGCCACTGCTTGACTCAGCCAACACAAAAAGTTTTATTCCCCATTTAGTTGGCTTGTCCTTCATATACTGTGTCATAccagtttttgcttttgttgccaCCATCCTTTCATCCACCGCCAGCTCCCTCCTCGGGTGGTAATAAGCCTGGCAGGCATTCAGAACATCATCGTAAAGTGGTCTGACCCTATGCAGTTTGTCATGTCCTGGTGTTCCCTTCTTCCTGTCATTTTCGGCATCCTCCTCAGGATCACTGAGGTGGATGTTCCAAAAAAATGGAGCGAAACCTCTCCCTGGTCATCACCTTGGCTGGAAGaggcacagacaaaatgtgGTTCTGTCGCCAGTAGTCCTGGAGACTTGGCAGCGACACCAATGACATGTAGATCAGGACTCCTAAAAACTTGTACAGATCCTCCATCTGTACATCAGTCCAGCTGTACTTCTTCCCCATTTCCCTgatttttgcagcatttttgttGGTGTTGTAGCAGATTGTTCTAACTGTGTCAGTTgcaaaaaacagcaagaaaaggTCTTTGGGACTTTGGGGAGAAAGTGTCTCCACCTGGACCCCCGGTGCTCTTCGTGGCTGAAACCTACTTACAGCTGGGGCGCTGTCAgcatcctcctctgtcttccaGGGCCCAGAGAGGAGGCGTGGCTCTGCTGCCGGAGTCATCGGAGATCTGGACCTGGTGGGTGTGACAAGCCGTCCCATCCTCTGTGCAGACCTCCGAGTAGCACTCTGTCCGCATATCGGTGGCTCGTCgttctgtctttcctcttccaAAATAAACGAGGGATCATCCACGTCGTCGTCGAAGTCCTCGCTCT
This portion of the Scatophagus argus isolate fScaArg1 chromosome 13, fScaArg1.pri, whole genome shotgun sequence genome encodes:
- the LOC124069676 gene encoding uncharacterized protein LOC124069676 is translated as MRRLLNVEQAAQLFFELDGAEGDSEPESEPESEDFDDDVDDPSFILEEEQSATRRSAQRMGRLVTPTRSRSPMTPAAEPRLLSGPWKTEEDADSAPAVSRFQPRRAPGVQVETLSPQSPKDLFLLFFATDTVRTICYNTNKNAAKIREMGKKYSWTDVQMEDLYKFLGVLIYMSLVSLPSLQDYWRQNHILSVPLPAKVMTRERFRSIFLEHPPQ